A genomic segment from Desulfurella amilsii encodes:
- a CDS encoding DNA-methyltransferase, which yields MQKPYYKKPRFELYQADSLEFLKEFSENSVNMVFADPPYFLSSGTFTCQNGKMVNVKKGDWDLSNGTKKNFEFHLEWIKAARRILKPNGTIWLSGTYHSIYQCGFALQLAGYHILNDIAWFKPNASPNLSCRFFTASHETLIWARKEKKAKHTFNYKTMVDWENNYTKEIKCRYCDKKDRYEVLHEKGKQMRSVWAINTPQKIEKKFGKHPTQKPEELLRRIVLSSTNKDDLVFDPFTGSSTTGLIAYLYGRKFIGVDTEKKYLDLSIKRFEDLEKNLENKFSRK from the coding sequence ATGCAAAAACCATACTACAAAAAACCAAGATTTGAATTATATCAAGCTGATTCTTTGGAATTCTTAAAAGAATTTTCGGAGAATTCAGTTAATATGGTTTTTGCTGATCCTCCGTACTTTCTTTCAAGCGGTACATTTACTTGTCAAAACGGAAAAATGGTTAACGTCAAAAAGGGTGATTGGGATTTAAGCAATGGAACAAAAAAGAATTTTGAATTTCATCTTGAATGGATAAAAGCAGCTAGGCGAATTTTGAAGCCTAACGGAACAATTTGGCTTAGCGGTACCTATCATTCTATTTATCAATGTGGTTTTGCTTTGCAACTTGCCGGATATCACATCTTAAATGATATTGCTTGGTTTAAACCAAACGCTTCTCCAAATTTGAGTTGCCGTTTCTTTACTGCTAGTCATGAAACCTTAATATGGGCAAGAAAAGAAAAAAAGGCGAAACACACTTTTAATTACAAAACAATGGTGGACTGGGAAAATAATTATACAAAAGAGATAAAATGCAGATACTGCGACAAGAAAGATAGATATGAAGTATTACACGAAAAAGGAAAACAGATGAGAAGTGTTTGGGCGATAAATACACCACAAAAAATTGAAAAGAAATTCGGCAAGCATCCAACGCAGAAACCAGAAGAACTTTTAAGGAGAATTGTACTATCGAGCACAAACAAGGATGATTTAGTTTTCGATCCATTTACTGGAAGCTCAACAACAGGGCTTATTGCTTATTTATATGGTAGAAAATTTATTGGTGTAGATACAGAAAAGAAATACCTTGATTTATCAATTAAAAGATTTGAGGACTTAGAGAAAAATTTAGAAAATAAATTTTCTAGAAAATAA
- a CDS encoding type II restriction endonuclease, whose protein sequence is MKFLSFYKDILKCKSDDQVFYYLISTLKPSNTLWSYFVNWEKVLKNTKEIELALNTFNYLIGKDNFDEEFKFLLKENPNIIKVIPALVVRDGSNKKKFKILVDYKNKKLVYEDYDFTKKDIADEDIEKYLTFVKETRIKDLIVSKKIKNLVDYMIGVEAGLDSNGRKNRGGHAMENIVEVFIKDVCKNNNFRYLKEANAEKIKNEFGYDVPVDKSSRRYDFVIDNGEKLFIIETNFYGGGGSKLKSTAGEYRNLFDVLKGDYNFFWITDGMGWKITAKPLRETFDHNDYLFNLAMLEKGILEFILKQIK, encoded by the coding sequence ATGAAGTTTTTATCTTTCTACAAAGACATTTTGAAATGCAAAAGTGATGACCAAGTTTTTTATTACCTTATTTCCACTTTAAAACCAAGCAACACTCTTTGGTCTTATTTTGTTAATTGGGAGAAGGTTTTAAAAAACACCAAAGAAATTGAACTCGCCCTTAATACTTTTAACTACTTAATAGGAAAAGATAATTTCGACGAAGAATTTAAATTTTTGCTGAAGGAAAATCCTAATATTATTAAAGTCATTCCTGCTTTAGTGGTAAGAGACGGATCTAACAAAAAGAAATTTAAAATTCTAGTGGATTACAAAAATAAGAAATTAGTTTATGAAGATTACGATTTTACAAAGAAAGATATCGCCGATGAAGATATAGAGAAATATTTAACTTTTGTAAAAGAAACCCGGATTAAAGATTTAATTGTAAGTAAGAAGATAAAAAACCTTGTTGATTATATGATTGGTGTTGAAGCAGGGCTTGATAGCAACGGGCGTAAAAATCGTGGCGGACATGCAATGGAAAATATAGTGGAAGTATTTATCAAAGATGTCTGCAAGAATAATAATTTTAGATATTTGAAAGAAGCAAATGCTGAAAAAATAAAAAACGAATTTGGTTATGATGTACCAGTTGACAAATCATCTCGTCGTTATGATTTTGTAATAGATAATGGAGAGAAATTATTTATTATTGAGACAAATTTTTATGGTGGCGGTGGTTCGAAATTAAAATCCACTGCCGGCGAATATAGAAATTTATTCGATGTTTTAAAGGGGGATTACAATTTTTTTTGGATCACCGATGGTATGGGTTGGAAGATAACGGCAAAGCCATTACGAGAAACTTTTGATCATAATGATTATCTCTTTAATTTAGCAATGTTAGAAAAAGGTATTTTGGAATTTATATTAAAGCAGATTAAATAA
- a CDS encoding DMT family transporter, which yields MVYIYFALLVVIWSYSWVVAKVALEFTSPIAFSLLRTIVGTLAIFLFIVSIKKIHKLKEPLLVALLGLTQTTGFFIFANLSLVSGGAGKVSLLIYTMPFWSIIFANIILKETVSRAQKIAIVGSFLGLVFIVEPWNLQSNFLSDFFALLSAVSWAISITIAKIILNKQKMNVLSLNSYQMLFGFIGILICYIFIPQQKETIFSSYLIFAVLYAGIVATALGWFLWLYVLEKMKVNIASLSSLTVPILTILESWFQLGEKPDVFEICGIVLIALSLLLIYLDATFKVNKVAT from the coding sequence ATGGTATACATATACTTTGCATTATTGGTAGTTATCTGGTCTTATTCCTGGGTTGTAGCTAAGGTTGCTTTGGAATTTACTAGCCCTATCGCGTTTTCCCTCTTAAGAACAATTGTTGGCACATTGGCAATATTTTTATTCATTGTATCAATAAAAAAAATTCACAAACTAAAAGAACCCCTTCTTGTTGCACTGCTTGGTTTAACACAAACAACTGGTTTTTTTATTTTTGCTAATTTATCTTTGGTTTCAGGTGGTGCTGGAAAAGTTTCACTGCTTATCTATACAATGCCATTTTGGTCTATAATTTTTGCAAATATTATCTTAAAAGAAACAGTTAGTAGAGCTCAAAAAATTGCTATTGTTGGCTCTTTTTTGGGTCTTGTATTTATCGTGGAACCATGGAACCTGCAAAGTAATTTTCTGAGCGATTTTTTTGCACTATTAAGTGCCGTTTCTTGGGCAATTAGCATTACTATTGCAAAGATTATACTTAATAAACAAAAAATGAACGTGCTTAGTCTTAATTCTTACCAAATGCTTTTTGGTTTTATCGGCATTTTAATATGCTATATATTTATACCACAGCAAAAAGAAACTATCTTTTCTTCTTATCTAATATTTGCGGTTTTATATGCTGGTATCGTTGCTACAGCGCTGGGGTGGTTTTTGTGGTTATATGTATTAGAAAAAATGAAAGTAAATATTGCTAGTCTTAGTTCTCTTACCGTGCCTATTCTAACAATTTTGGAGTCATGGTTTCAGCTAGGCGAAAAACCTGATGTATTTGAAATTTGCGGTATAGTTTTGATTGCGCTGTCTTTGCTGCTAATTTATTTAGATGCTACGTTTAAAGTAAACAAAGTGGCTACTTAA
- the nrfD gene encoding NrfD/PsrC family molybdoenzyme membrane anchor subunit: MRSGSEVAGKPLVDSWTILFFVMAAIGLYGMAHVFFYGQESSYGVTRYVSWGLLIIGYSFLVGITTGLSLLVIMCHLFGLKHVQLMERKLILLALTALLGGFYVIFWDLGGPFKLQIMRFVINFFPPHIESAIWWMSTLYALELPIIIIEIYLIFTKNHKWLLPIAIISFLIGISAYSNMGFVFAANISRPFWFGAYIPIFFILSALGLGAGFGLILCYFTKRLVPALQEKLSSISNILGRTLFFVVLGMMFFTGWRFGTALYAYQPEVAGAAMALLWGKLSFNFWFFQILLGLIVPFFMLIKKPSNVGALIAAILVIIGIFFERYNTIVAGQLVPVNSVYYDKIFYVNYTPSLSEISLFISALGVAGLLYLIGDRILNKKFAQDVEAEESSH; encoded by the coding sequence ATGAGGAGTGGCTCAGAGGTAGCAGGAAAGCCTTTAGTGGACAGCTGGACTATTTTGTTTTTTGTAATGGCCGCTATAGGTTTGTATGGAATGGCGCATGTATTTTTTTACGGTCAGGAGTCTAGTTATGGCGTTACAAGGTATGTCTCGTGGGGTTTGTTAATTATTGGATATTCATTTTTGGTTGGTATTACTACAGGTTTATCTTTGCTAGTTATTATGTGTCATTTGTTTGGTTTAAAGCATGTGCAATTAATGGAGCGAAAATTAATTTTACTTGCTCTAACAGCACTCTTGGGTGGATTTTATGTAATCTTTTGGGATTTAGGTGGGCCTTTTAAATTACAGATTATGCGATTTGTAATTAACTTTTTTCCGCCTCATATAGAAAGTGCTATTTGGTGGATGTCAACGCTTTATGCTTTAGAACTTCCTATAATCATCATTGAAATTTACCTTATTTTTACAAAAAACCATAAATGGTTGCTACCAATTGCAATTATTAGCTTTTTAATAGGAATCAGCGCATACAGCAATATGGGTTTTGTTTTTGCAGCAAATATTTCAAGGCCGTTTTGGTTTGGTGCATATATTCCAATCTTTTTTATACTTTCCGCTTTAGGTTTAGGTGCTGGTTTTGGACTTATTTTGTGCTACTTTACAAAAAGGTTGGTGCCAGCTTTACAAGAAAAGTTATCTAGTATATCAAATATATTGGGAAGAACATTATTCTTTGTTGTTTTGGGAATGATGTTTTTTACCGGCTGGAGATTTGGAACAGCCCTTTATGCTTACCAACCAGAAGTAGCTGGCGCAGCTATGGCTTTATTATGGGGTAAATTATCGTTTAATTTCTGGTTCTTCCAGATACTTTTAGGGTTAATTGTGCCATTTTTTATGCTTATCAAAAAACCATCAAATGTTGGAGCACTGATTGCTGCTATACTGGTTATAATTGGTATATTTTTTGAAAGGTACAATACAATTGTCGCAGGCCAATTGGTGCCAGTAAATAGCGTGTATTACGATAAAATTTTCTATGTAAACTACACGCCATCCTTATCAGAAATTAGTCTTTTTATAAGCGCACTTGGCGTTGCAGGACTGCTTTATTTAATTGGTGATAGGATACTAAACAAAAAATTTGCTCAAGATGTAGAAGCTGAAGAATCATCCCATTAA
- the smpB gene encoding SsrA-binding protein SmpB, translating to MSQILNRKARHDYEILETFEVGIALLGTEVKSIKMGNANLRDSYADIENGEVWLYNFHISPYKFASEKFNHAPLRPKKLLLRKREIAKLVGKTKEKGFTLIPTKVYTKNGLIKVELALAKGKKLYDKRRTLKERELNLEKERAFKDL from the coding sequence ATGAGCCAGATATTAAATAGAAAAGCGCGTCATGATTATGAAATCTTAGAAACTTTTGAAGTAGGCATTGCACTTTTAGGTACTGAAGTAAAGTCTATCAAAATGGGCAATGCCAACCTAAGAGATTCTTATGCAGATATAGAAAATGGTGAAGTATGGTTGTATAATTTTCATATCAGTCCTTACAAATTTGCCAGTGAAAAATTTAACCATGCGCCTCTAAGACCAAAAAAATTGCTTTTGCGCAAAAGAGAAATTGCTAAATTAGTAGGTAAAACAAAAGAAAAGGGTTTTACTTTAATTCCCACAAAAGTTTACACGAAAAATGGTCTTATTAAAGTTGAGCTAGCTTTAGCAAAAGGCAAAAAACTCTATGATAAAAGACGAACCTTAAAAGAAAGAGAGTTGAACCTTGAAAAAGAAAGGGCTTTCAAAGATTTATAG